From a region of the Prosthecobacter debontii genome:
- a CDS encoding platelet-activating factor acetylhydrolase IB subunit: MKILVTSLLALAALVSLSQGQVTTPAPKSPGPAVILPPQAPDVPAIKLGPDGQPKAGFLPAHERFVKIAQEGKAQLVFLGDSITAGWAAKKDIWDKAFGAWEPANFGIGGDRTQHVLWRIQNGELETIKPKAIVLMIGTNNVGADSAEGIAKGITAIVKTIREKQPQAKLLLLGVFPRGEKASPNPSRDKLKEVNQIIAKLDNGDSIHYLDIGDKFLQPDGSLTKEIMPDFLHLSPAGYQIWADAITPKLGELMK, encoded by the coding sequence ATGAAAATCCTCGTCACCTCCCTGCTTGCTCTCGCCGCCTTGGTTTCCCTTTCCCAAGGCCAAGTCACAACTCCAGCGCCTAAATCACCGGGCCCCGCTGTCATCCTGCCACCGCAAGCTCCCGATGTGCCAGCCATTAAGCTCGGTCCCGATGGCCAACCCAAAGCCGGGTTTCTCCCCGCTCATGAACGGTTTGTAAAAATCGCTCAGGAAGGGAAAGCTCAACTTGTTTTCCTTGGGGATTCCATCACCGCAGGTTGGGCAGCCAAGAAAGACATTTGGGATAAAGCCTTTGGTGCTTGGGAACCTGCCAACTTCGGCATTGGCGGTGATCGCACCCAACATGTTCTGTGGCGCATCCAGAACGGCGAGTTGGAGACGATCAAACCTAAGGCTATCGTGCTGATGATCGGGACCAATAATGTTGGAGCCGATTCCGCCGAGGGGATTGCCAAAGGCATCACGGCTATCGTCAAAACGATCCGCGAGAAGCAACCTCAAGCCAAATTGCTCCTCCTCGGCGTCTTCCCCCGTGGAGAAAAGGCCTCTCCGAATCCATCCCGCGACAAACTGAAGGAAGTGAACCAAATCATCGCGAAATTGGACAATGGAGATAGCATTCACTACCTCGATATCGGTGACAAATTTCTCCAACCTGACGGCAGCCTGACCAAAGAGATCATGCCCGATTTCCTCCACCTTTCACCTGCTGGCTACCAGATCTGGGCTGATGCGATCACACCGAAGCTGGGCGAGTTGATGAAATAA